A region from the Caldicellulosiruptor naganoensis genome encodes:
- a CDS encoding CheR family methyltransferase: MNLDYEWFKKKILEYVGINLSYYKEKQMKRRIESLMKKNGFQNYADYYSALTKDQRLFNEFINYLTINVSEFYRNPQQWEILEREIMPYILKRTKRPRIWSAACSTGEEPYSIVMLLTRFFPLSEIKILATDIDDDALRKAKEGVYLKKSLEALPQEFVRRFFRENGELYYISDEIKRCVEFKHHDLLKDPYPIGMDLIVCRNVLIYFTEEAKDMVYRNFNKSLVMNGILFVGSTEQIIMPQKYGLKSIRTFFYEKVMNI, encoded by the coding sequence ATGAATCTTGATTACGAATGGTTTAAAAAGAAGATTTTGGAGTATGTAGGAATAAATCTTTCGTATTATAAGGAAAAACAAATGAAAAGGCGAATAGAGTCTTTAATGAAGAAAAACGGCTTTCAAAACTATGCTGACTACTACAGTGCTCTGACAAAAGACCAAAGGCTTTTTAATGAGTTTATTAACTACCTGACAATAAATGTCTCTGAATTTTACAGAAATCCACAACAGTGGGAAATACTTGAAAGAGAAATTATGCCATATATTCTCAAAAGGACAAAAAGACCAAGAATTTGGTCAGCTGCCTGTTCAACGGGTGAAGAGCCATATTCAATTGTCATGCTTCTGACAAGGTTTTTCCCTTTAAGCGAAATAAAGATTTTAGCAACGGATATTGATGATGATGCTTTAAGGAAAGCAAAAGAAGGAGTATATCTGAAAAAAAGTCTTGAGGCACTGCCTCAGGAATTTGTAAGAAGGTTTTTTAGAGAAAATGGAGAATTATATTACATAAGTGATGAGATAAAAAGGTGTGTTGAGTTCAAACACCATGACCTGTTAAAAGACCCTTATCCAATTGGAATGGATTTGATTGTATGCAGAAATGTTCTTATTTACTTTACAGAAGAAGCAAAGGATATGGTATATAGGAATTTTAACAAATCTCTTGTGATGAATGGTATTTTATTTGTAGGTTCAACTGAGCAGATAATAATGCCTCAAAAGTATGGACTAAAGTCAATTAGAACATTCTTTTATGAAAAGGTGATGAATATTTGA
- a CDS encoding DeoR/GlpR family DNA-binding transcription regulator, which produces MLAIERRQKIMAMLNENKSVLVPELAKLFNVTEETIRRDLEKLEKEGLLKRTYGGAVLVENYNVDIPFEFRNVTNIEGKKQIALTLIKYIEDGDTLVMDSSTSALQVAKLLKTKKKITVITNSEQIINELKVFEDIKVISTGGTLRNRSLSLVGPIAENTLKSLNANKAIISCKGFDIEKGFTESNELEAQVKKMMIEIAEQVYMIADHTKMNKTALVNIATLDDVDFIFTDKVLPPSQENAIREKNVEIVYC; this is translated from the coding sequence GTGCTTGCTATTGAACGAAGACAAAAGATAATGGCAATGCTAAATGAAAACAAGAGTGTACTTGTTCCAGAGCTTGCAAAGCTTTTCAATGTCACAGAAGAAACTATCAGGCGCGACCTGGAGAAACTTGAAAAGGAAGGACTTTTAAAAAGAACATATGGCGGTGCAGTCTTGGTTGAAAACTACAATGTTGACATTCCATTTGAGTTCAGAAATGTAACAAACATTGAAGGTAAAAAACAAATAGCTCTGACTTTAATAAAGTATATCGAAGATGGCGACACACTTGTCATGGACTCAAGCACATCAGCTCTGCAAGTTGCAAAGCTTCTCAAAACCAAAAAGAAAATAACAGTCATTACAAACTCTGAGCAGATAATAAATGAGCTCAAAGTTTTTGAAGACATCAAGGTGATTTCGACAGGTGGGACGCTGAGAAATAGGTCACTTTCGCTTGTTGGGCCTATTGCAGAGAATACTTTGAAATCTCTTAATGCAAACAAGGCTATAATTTCATGTAAAGGGTTTGACATTGAAAAAGGCTTTACAGAGTCAAACGAGCTTGAAGCACAGGTAAAAAAGATGATGATTGAGATAGCAGAACAGGTTTATATGATTGCAGACCACACAAAGATGAACAAAACAGCACTTGTGAACATTGCAACACTTGATGATGTAGACTTTATCTTCACCGACAAGGTACTGCCACCAAGTCAAGAAAATGCAATAAGAGAGAAGAATGTTGAGATTGTATACTGTTAA
- a CDS encoding metallophosphoesterase, giving the protein MKILVLSDTHGITYDAERIVKKYEKNIVLCVHLGDLVKDAVYLQNKFPNLKFEIVRGNNDFTKDFPTEKIIEVGGKKILITHGHMYSVKSTYELIVNHAKALKVDAVFFGHTHQQEEFYSDNILFLNPGSLALSRDGSRSYAIAEVTAFGVVAYLEKV; this is encoded by the coding sequence ATGAAGATATTAGTTCTGAGTGACACACATGGAATTACTTATGATGCTGAGAGGATTGTAAAAAAGTATGAAAAAAATATTGTTTTATGCGTTCATCTAGGAGACCTGGTGAAAGATGCTGTATATCTTCAGAATAAATTTCCAAATCTCAAATTTGAGATAGTACGAGGGAATAACGACTTTACAAAAGATTTTCCAACAGAGAAGATTATTGAAGTTGGGGGTAAAAAGATTTTAATAACACATGGTCATATGTATTCTGTGAAGTCTACATATGAGCTTATTGTTAACCACGCAAAGGCTTTAAAAGTTGATGCAGTGTTTTTTGGTCATACACACCAGCAAGAAGAGTTTTACTCTGACAACATTTTATTTTTAAACCCTGGCAGCTTAGCACTTTCAAGAGACGGCTCTAGGTCATATGCTATTGCGGAGGTAACTGCGTTTGGTGTTGTAGCATATTTAGAAAAGGTGTGA
- a CDS encoding MogA/MoaB family molybdenum cofactor biosynthesis protein, whose translation MAFTFAVITCSDKGSKGEREDLSGKEIINLLQAQGFSNVYYKVVPDEKEEIKKAIVEAANAGANLILTTGGTGFYKRDVTPEATLEVIQKQTPGISELIRHETGKINKRSYLSRGVSGIYENSLIINLPGSPKAVKECIEAVLPVLEHGLNILLENERECGKIE comes from the coding sequence ATGGCATTTACATTTGCAGTGATAACATGCTCAGACAAGGGCTCAAAAGGAGAAAGAGAAGACCTGAGCGGAAAAGAGATAATAAATCTCTTACAAGCTCAGGGGTTTTCAAATGTGTACTACAAGGTTGTGCCAGATGAGAAAGAAGAAATAAAAAAGGCTATAGTAGAAGCAGCAAATGCTGGTGCAAACCTAATTCTAACAACTGGAGGCACTGGCTTTTATAAAAGAGATGTTACACCTGAGGCAACACTTGAGGTTATCCAAAAACAAACACCGGGCATATCAGAACTCATCAGGCATGAGACAGGCAAAATTAACAAAAGAAGTTATCTTTCGCGCGGAGTTTCGGGAATATATGAAAATAGCCTCATAATCAACCTTCCCGGCTCACCAAAGGCAGTAAAAGAGTGTATTGAGGCAGTGCTGCCGGTTTTAGAGCATGGATTAAATATCTTGCTTGAAAATGAGAGGGAATGTGGTAAGATAGAGTGA
- a CDS encoding MraY family glycosyltransferase, with product MTDLIIKDALSFLISFVLVTVITPYIQRKSIEIGFVDRPNPRKIHSYPIPVTGGVALFVAFFVSQFLIRGISREFLGFFIASSLILAIGLVDDWYKSQGKEFSALPKFLVQILACSIVFFMGIQIEGITNPFTHKFISFPVWFQYIATVIWLFGVTTVINFIDGIDGLAAGITTISGTTLFFVALMNLSIISTARVSTYMAAALVGVASAFLIFNRHPARIFMGDSGATFLGFVLGTIAVEGTFKVATVVSLIVPILTLGLPIFDNLFVIFKRIKEGKPIHKADKSQVHFRLLEAGLNQKQTVLFLYLVSICFSLTSLIIMLLARR from the coding sequence ATGACAGACCTTATAATAAAAGATGCGCTTTCGTTTTTGATTTCGTTCGTTTTGGTAACAGTTATAACACCATATATCCAAAGAAAGTCAATTGAGATAGGGTTTGTTGACAGACCAAATCCGCGAAAGATTCATTCATATCCAATTCCTGTAACAGGTGGAGTTGCTCTGTTTGTTGCATTCTTCGTCTCCCAGTTTTTGATAAGAGGCATAAGCCGTGAATTTTTAGGTTTTTTTATAGCATCAAGCTTGATTTTGGCAATTGGTCTTGTTGATGACTGGTATAAATCTCAAGGTAAAGAGTTTAGCGCTCTTCCAAAGTTTTTGGTGCAGATATTGGCATGTTCAATAGTTTTTTTTATGGGTATTCAGATTGAAGGAATAACGAACCCGTTTACACACAAGTTCATAAGCTTTCCGGTGTGGTTTCAATATATAGCAACTGTAATATGGCTTTTTGGTGTGACAACAGTAATAAACTTTATTGATGGGATAGATGGTCTTGCTGCAGGTATTACTACAATCTCAGGTACTACTTTGTTTTTTGTTGCTCTGATGAACCTCAGCATAATTTCAACAGCAAGGGTTTCAACTTACATGGCGGCAGCACTTGTAGGTGTTGCTTCAGCTTTTTTGATTTTCAACCGCCACCCAGCCAGGATTTTTATGGGCGACTCAGGTGCTACATTCTTAGGATTTGTCCTTGGGACAATTGCTGTTGAAGGGACATTTAAGGTGGCAACAGTTGTGTCTTTGATTGTGCCAATCCTGACATTGGGACTTCCTATATTTGATAATCTTTTTGTCATATTCAAAAGAATTAAGGAAGGAAAACCTATTCACAAAGCTGACAAAAGTCAGGTCCATTTTAGGCTTCTTGAAGCAGGCTTGAATCAAAAGCAAACAGTGCTATTTTTGTACTTAGTTAGCATTTGTTTTTCGCTGACCTCTCTTATCATAATGCTTTTGGCAAGAAGATAA
- the rph gene encoding ribonuclease PH has protein sequence MRPDQRAYNELRPIKITRNFIKYAEGSCLIEMGNTKVIVTATIDDKVPPFKKGSGEGWITAEYSMLPRATQQRNVRDINKLRLSGRSQEIQRLIGRALRAGINFKALGERVIILDCDVIQADGGTRTASITGGFIAMFDACKKLYDEKVIENFPITDFVAAVSVGICDGVEMLDLCFEEDSKASVDMNLVMNDKGEFIEIQGTAEGAAFTQEQFERLLELGKQGIQKIIEIQKEILGEDSKLIGSVPKDEKTSCCDQE, from the coding sequence ATGAGACCAGACCAGAGAGCATATAATGAACTTCGACCAATAAAGATAACACGAAACTTTATAAAATATGCTGAAGGTTCATGCCTGATTGAGATGGGCAACACAAAGGTAATTGTCACTGCAACAATTGACGACAAAGTACCTCCTTTTAAAAAAGGAAGTGGTGAGGGCTGGATTACTGCTGAGTATTCAATGCTTCCAAGGGCAACCCAGCAGAGAAATGTAAGAGATATAAATAAACTCAGGCTCAGCGGCCGAAGCCAAGAGATACAAAGGCTAATTGGAAGAGCTCTCAGAGCTGGTATAAACTTTAAAGCATTGGGTGAGCGTGTGATAATTCTTGACTGTGACGTTATTCAGGCAGACGGGGGTACGCGAACAGCTTCAATCACGGGCGGATTTATTGCGATGTTTGATGCCTGCAAAAAGCTTTATGATGAGAAAGTGATAGAAAATTTCCCAATCACAGATTTTGTTGCAGCAGTCTCTGTTGGGATATGTGACGGGGTTGAGATGCTTGACCTTTGTTTTGAAGAGGACTCCAAAGCCTCTGTTGATATGAACCTTGTTATGAACGACAAAGGAGAATTTATTGAAATTCAGGGCACAGCAGAGGGTGCTGCTTTTACCCAGGAGCAGTTTGAAAGGCTACTTGAACTTGGAAAACAAGGTATTCAAAAGATTATTGAAATACAAAAAGAGATATTAGGGGAAGATAGTAAACTTATTGGGAGTGTTCCTAAGGATGAGAAAACTTCTTGTTGCGACCAAGAATAG
- a CDS encoding GNAT family N-acetyltransferase: protein MVEIRQMNPSERHWVKKLVEQYGFQFYDNAITHVVDDKGNIIAASQLAVEETQAQILSIVVEENFRKMGFGDGLLKMQINHCYKNNIPIIKVKKGMEDSFFKRVGFIEDGDWLILDVQAFYLNLHCK from the coding sequence ATGGTTGAAATAAGGCAGATGAATCCTTCTGAAAGACATTGGGTTAAAAAACTTGTAGAACAATATGGTTTTCAGTTCTATGATAATGCGATAACTCATGTTGTGGATGATAAAGGTAATATTATTGCAGCTTCGCAGCTGGCGGTAGAAGAAACTCAAGCTCAAATTTTATCAATTGTGGTAGAAGAAAACTTTCGCAAGATGGGATTTGGCGATGGACTTTTGAAGATGCAAATAAATCATTGTTATAAAAACAACATTCCTATTATCAAGGTAAAAAAAGGAATGGAAGATAGCTTCTTTAAAAGAGTTGGTTTTATCGAAGATGGAGATTGGCTTATCTTAGATGTGCAAGCATTTTATTTGAATTTGCACTGCAAGTAA
- a CDS encoding GerMN domain-containing protein, with protein sequence MRRSHDQLILFVPQRVEDNIFLVPKWVGIPQNYKNTLLTFGLRQLIKSLSYRFSKLNGLKLNNVNLKEKTLYIDLSSQILNLKGSSEIDTILSSICFTAKEIDKSIRYIKLSVDGKEEYLDQYHLKDKIDVSQFVLKSYKSKTVKGR encoded by the coding sequence TTGCGACGATCACATGACCAGCTAATTTTGTTTGTACCGCAAAGGGTTGAAGATAATATCTTTCTTGTGCCAAAGTGGGTAGGTATTCCACAAAATTATAAAAACACACTTTTGACTTTTGGTTTGAGGCAACTGATAAAAAGTCTTAGCTATAGATTTTCTAAACTAAATGGGTTAAAATTGAATAATGTAAATCTAAAAGAGAAAACCTTATATATTGATTTGTCAAGCCAGATTTTGAATCTAAAAGGAAGTAGTGAAATTGACACAATCTTATCCTCAATTTGTTTTACAGCAAAAGAAATTGACAAGTCTATACGGTATATTAAACTCTCTGTAGATGGCAAAGAAGAATACCTTGACCAGTACCATTTAAAAGATAAAATAGATGTAAGCCAGTTTGTATTAAAATCCTATAAATCTAAAACTGTGAAAGGAAGGTAA
- a CDS encoding GTP 3',8-cyclase MoaA: MYDGFFRKIEYLRFSITDRCNFFCKYCRTKESCEIENKDFPKDEIFRIIAVFKKLGIKKLRFTGGEPFLRDDIFDIIEFADNIGIKNINVTTNGYLDEEKIEKIAKSNLLSINISLDTLDRQKYKVLTGVDGLGKVISSIKSLSRFKKVKINTVLLRSVNFDEIEHLILFAKENNVVIRFIELMPVGVANRIFESEFVSIKEVLKRFKNFHEIESSENSVAKYYYLEDFDQVVGVINAVSGHFCGSCNKVRVSSRGVLYNCLFDKIGLNLKEYLNDEDILIEKIQEFVKKKNFTRLPSTDSMMFKIGG, from the coding sequence ATGTATGATGGATTTTTTAGAAAGATTGAATACTTGAGATTTTCAATAACAGACAGGTGCAATTTCTTCTGCAAGTATTGCAGAACAAAGGAATCATGCGAAATTGAAAACAAAGATTTTCCAAAAGACGAGATTTTTAGAATTATTGCGGTGTTTAAAAAACTTGGTATAAAGAAACTGAGGTTTACAGGTGGTGAGCCATTTTTAAGAGATGACATATTTGATATTATAGAGTTTGCTGATAACATTGGTATAAAAAATATAAATGTTACAACGAACGGGTATTTAGATGAAGAAAAGATTGAGAAGATAGCAAAAAGCAATCTTTTGTCAATTAACATTTCACTTGACACTTTAGATAGGCAAAAATACAAAGTCTTAACTGGTGTGGACGGACTGGGTAAAGTAATAAGTTCAATAAAAAGCTTGTCAAGATTCAAGAAAGTAAAGATTAACACAGTTTTGCTAAGGTCAGTAAACTTTGATGAAATAGAGCACTTGATATTATTTGCTAAGGAGAATAATGTTGTTATAAGGTTCATCGAACTTATGCCAGTAGGAGTTGCAAATAGGATTTTTGAGAGTGAATTTGTGAGCATAAAAGAGGTTTTGAAAAGATTTAAGAATTTTCATGAAATTGAGAGCAGCGAAAACTCTGTTGCAAAATATTACTATCTCGAAGACTTTGACCAGGTTGTTGGGGTTATAAACGCTGTATCAGGACACTTCTGTGGCAGCTGTAATAAGGTAAGAGTCTCATCAAGAGGAGTTCTCTACAACTGTTTATTCGATAAAATAGGACTTAATTTGAAAGAGTATTTAAATGATGAAGATATTTTGATTGAAAAAATTCAGGAATTTGTCAAAAAGAAAAACTTTACAAGATTACCATCAACAGATTCAATGATGTTTAAAATAGGAGGGTAA
- a CDS encoding cyclic pyranopterin monophosphate synthase MoaC/MOSC-domain-containing protein, which produces MEFTHLNKEGMPQMVDVSNKEITERIAKASGRIYVGSEVIKAIEKSRLPKGDIFSVAKIAGIIAAKKTSELIPLCHNIFLSHVDISYSVNKEQGYIEAVAEVKTQAQTGAEMEAITAVLIFLETIYDMCKAIKKDMVISDVRLIEKIGGKSGHYIFDKRKGFAKLISINISRQKGTPKEPVEEAHVIENFGIEGDAHAGISHRQVSLLDMSSIKKMEEYGIKGLCFGKFAENITTEGLDISKIQLGTKLKIGDDVILEISQIGKKCHGYGCEIARTVGVCIMPKEGLFARVLKGGKIRVGDIIEILG; this is translated from the coding sequence ATGGAGTTTACTCATTTGAATAAAGAAGGAATGCCGCAGATGGTTGATGTATCAAATAAGGAAATAACCGAAAGAATTGCGAAGGCAAGTGGCAGAATTTATGTGGGAAGCGAGGTCATAAAAGCGATAGAAAAAAGCAGGCTACCAAAAGGTGATATATTCTCAGTAGCAAAGATTGCTGGAATAATAGCGGCAAAAAAGACATCAGAACTGATTCCGCTTTGTCACAATATATTTCTATCACACGTCGATATCTCATATTCGGTAAACAAAGAACAAGGTTATATAGAGGCAGTAGCCGAGGTAAAGACACAAGCCCAAACAGGTGCTGAGATGGAGGCAATAACTGCAGTTTTGATTTTTTTAGAGACAATCTATGATATGTGCAAGGCAATAAAGAAGGATATGGTGATTTCTGATGTGAGATTAATTGAAAAGATAGGAGGAAAATCAGGACATTATATCTTTGATAAAAGAAAAGGTTTTGCGAAGTTGATTTCAATAAACATAAGCAGACAAAAAGGTACACCAAAAGAGCCAGTTGAAGAGGCACATGTAATTGAGAATTTTGGGATAGAAGGTGATGCTCATGCAGGAATTTCCCACAGGCAAGTAAGCCTTCTTGATATGTCCAGCATAAAAAAGATGGAAGAGTACGGCATAAAAGGCCTTTGTTTTGGCAAGTTTGCAGAGAATATTACAACAGAAGGACTGGATATAAGCAAAATCCAGCTTGGTACAAAGCTAAAGATAGGAGATGATGTAATACTTGAGATAAGCCAGATAGGGAAAAAATGCCATGGATATGGATGTGAAATAGCAAGGACGGTTGGCGTTTGTATAATGCCAAAAGAGGGACTGTTTGCAAGGGTATTAAAAGGTGGTAAAATAAGGGTAGGAGATATTATAGAAATTTTAGGCTAA
- a CDS encoding molybdopterin molybdotransferase MoeA, with amino-acid sequence MKDYHFSATLPQDARDIIEKILKEYLSLKTETISIYKAHGKFVAKDYLSLNTSPPIDVAAMDGYAINAEQTFNTTDANPAIIENFKVVQTGESIEGFDAVVPFEEAQIEDGKIKIFQSYYPRQNVRSKGEDVQKDQFLVKKGDFLTFFDKVYLKAGGYLEIEVYKMPKVAFLPTGEELVDIVEKEGQLVEFNSVIFNDLLQRYGFEVGIFKPVENNLKKLTEKIKELLQEFDIVFVNAGSSKGDQDLTAEAISALGEVLVHGIAIKPGKPTIIGKIENKLVIGLPGFPVSMFFVLREIFLRSFFKAYNLNPKEKSIFATLERRLSSDIGSEEYVRVSIENIDGKNVAKVLRRGASVISSLKRADGYVTVPINVDLIEEGSLLEVKLI; translated from the coding sequence ATGAAGGATTATCACTTTTCAGCTACACTTCCCCAAGATGCAAGAGATATAATTGAGAAAATATTAAAAGAATATTTGAGCCTTAAAACAGAGACCATTTCAATATACAAAGCGCATGGTAAATTTGTAGCAAAAGACTATCTTTCACTCAATACATCGCCTCCTATAGATGTTGCTGCAATGGATGGTTATGCAATAAATGCGGAGCAAACTTTTAATACCACAGATGCCAATCCTGCAATAATTGAAAACTTTAAAGTTGTCCAGACAGGAGAAAGCATTGAGGGTTTTGATGCTGTTGTGCCGTTTGAAGAAGCACAAATAGAAGATGGAAAGATTAAGATTTTCCAAAGTTACTATCCAAGACAGAATGTGCGTTCAAAAGGTGAGGATGTACAAAAAGACCAGTTTCTTGTTAAAAAAGGTGATTTTTTAACCTTTTTTGACAAGGTGTATTTGAAGGCTGGGGGCTATCTTGAAATTGAGGTTTACAAAATGCCAAAGGTTGCTTTTTTGCCAACAGGGGAGGAGCTTGTTGACATAGTTGAAAAAGAAGGACAGCTTGTTGAGTTCAATTCTGTCATATTCAATGATTTACTTCAAAGATATGGTTTCGAAGTTGGAATTTTTAAGCCTGTAGAAAACAATTTAAAAAAACTTACAGAGAAGATAAAAGAGCTTTTACAAGAGTTTGATATAGTCTTTGTAAATGCTGGGTCATCTAAAGGTGACCAAGATTTGACAGCCGAGGCTATATCGGCTTTAGGAGAGGTACTTGTCCACGGCATAGCCATAAAACCCGGCAAGCCAACAATTATAGGAAAGATAGAAAATAAGCTTGTAATAGGACTTCCTGGTTTTCCTGTTTCAATGTTTTTTGTTTTAAGAGAGATATTCTTAAGGTCATTTTTCAAAGCGTACAATTTAAATCCAAAAGAAAAAAGTATATTTGCCACACTTGAGAGAAGACTCTCATCTGACATAGGTTCTGAAGAATATGTGAGAGTTAGTATTGAAAATATAGATGGTAAGAATGTAGCCAAAGTTTTAAGAAGAGGAGCAAGTGTAATATCGAGTTTAAAGAGAGCAGATGGATATGTCACAGTTCCAATTAATGTGGATTTAATTGAAGAGGGAAGCTTGCTTGAGGTTAAATTGATTTAG
- a CDS encoding GNAT family N-acetyltransferase, whose product MLIAKGELVNIRELRWGDLKYLQKWSNDPEVAYWARGVKDAPYTSIGEFRRWYYSRSSSSVKRFIVETKDRKPIGSISYRDYDPINKVVVLGIHIGEKEYWGKGFGTDAIKAFVKYLFTTLDINRIELDTFDDNIRAIKAYQKCGFKIEGVLREARLIDGKFHDVIIMGMTRKDFEKIANQK is encoded by the coding sequence ATGTTAATAGCAAAAGGTGAACTTGTAAATATAAGGGAACTGAGGTGGGGAGATCTAAAATATCTCCAAAAATGGTCAAATGACCCAGAGGTGGCGTACTGGGCACGTGGTGTGAAGGATGCTCCTTATACATCTATTGGAGAGTTCAGAAGATGGTATTATTCGCGTTCATCCTCAAGTGTTAAACGGTTTATAGTTGAGACAAAAGACAGAAAACCAATTGGTTCTATTTCTTACCGCGACTATGACCCTATAAATAAAGTTGTTGTGCTTGGAATTCACATAGGCGAAAAAGAGTATTGGGGGAAAGGTTTTGGCACCGACGCAATAAAGGCATTTGTAAAATACCTATTTACAACCCTTGATATAAACAGAATAGAGCTTGACACATTTGATGACAATATAAGGGCTATTAAAGCTTATCAGAAATGTGGGTTTAAAATTGAAGGGGTTTTACGTGAAGCAAGGCTTATTGATGGAAAGTTTCATGATGTTATCATAATGGGTATGACAAGAAAAGATTTTGAGAAGATAGCAAACCAGAAATAA
- a CDS encoding XTP/dITP diphosphatase: MRKLLVATKNRGKAKEIKELIGDFFDEVLTLSDFEGNINIIEDGKTFEENALKKAKTIYDLYRLPTLADDSGLEVDALGGRPGVYSARYAGENATDEERIKKLLEELRDVPCEKRGAQFVCVLTFIDENGRVYQTKGICRGKIGFEPRGKNGFGYDPVFIPEGSTLTFAELESEEKNRISHRAKAFEKLKRILGEIYNEDISSE; encoded by the coding sequence ATGAGAAAACTTCTTGTTGCGACCAAGAATAGAGGAAAGGCAAAAGAGATAAAAGAGCTGATTGGAGATTTTTTTGACGAGGTTTTGACTCTGAGCGATTTTGAAGGAAATATCAACATAATTGAGGATGGAAAGACTTTTGAAGAAAATGCCTTAAAAAAGGCAAAAACTATATACGACCTTTACAGATTACCAACTTTAGCAGACGACTCTGGCCTTGAAGTAGATGCACTTGGCGGAAGACCTGGAGTGTATTCTGCAAGATATGCAGGCGAAAATGCAACAGATGAAGAAAGAATTAAAAAGCTTTTAGAAGAACTAAGGGATGTTCCTTGTGAAAAAAGGGGTGCACAGTTTGTCTGTGTGCTTACATTTATTGATGAAAATGGCAGAGTATATCAGACAAAAGGAATATGCCGAGGAAAAATTGGTTTTGAACCAAGAGGTAAAAATGGGTTTGGGTATGACCCTGTATTTATTCCTGAAGGCTCTACTTTGACATTTGCAGAGCTTGAAAGTGAGGAGAAAAACAGGATATCACACAGAGCTAAAGCTTTTGAAAAACTAAAAAGGATTTTGGGTGAGATTTACAATGAAGATATTAGTTCTGAGTGA